In the Flavisolibacter tropicus genome, one interval contains:
- a CDS encoding phosphatidylserine decarboxylase family protein: MKIHKEGYASIFISIVVVAIINLLTLFFVSPAYPVLGSIVTVITLVLLIFILSFFRIPKRIHAEGEDIIVAPCDGTVVVIEEVQADEYFPDKRLQVSIFMSPLNVHVNRNPVSGEVLYSQYHPGKYLVAWHPKSSTDNERHSVVYRQNGKEMLVKQIAGALAKRIVNYLKPGDQVKMGEEMGFIKFGSRVDLLLPLDTEIDVKINQKVKGGVTVLGKW; this comes from the coding sequence ATGAAAATTCACAAAGAAGGCTACGCTTCCATTTTTATCTCTATTGTGGTAGTGGCCATTATCAACCTGCTAACCCTGTTTTTTGTAAGTCCAGCTTATCCCGTACTTGGATCAATTGTTACTGTTATTACGCTGGTATTGCTCATTTTTATTCTTTCCTTTTTCCGTATTCCTAAGCGTATTCATGCCGAAGGAGAGGACATCATTGTTGCTCCCTGCGATGGCACCGTAGTAGTAATTGAAGAGGTTCAAGCCGATGAATACTTTCCTGACAAACGCTTGCAGGTGTCAATATTCATGAGTCCACTTAACGTACACGTAAACCGTAACCCTGTATCAGGGGAGGTGCTGTACAGTCAATACCATCCAGGTAAGTACCTGGTGGCCTGGCACCCCAAGTCGTCTACCGACAACGAGCGCCACTCAGTAGTATACCGCCAGAATGGAAAGGAAATGCTGGTGAAACAAATTGCTGGTGCCCTGGCAAAGCGTATTGTGAACTACCTGAAGCCCGGCGACCAGGTAAAGATGGGTGAGGAAATGGGCTTTATTAAGTTTGGTTCTCGCGTAGACCTGCTGCTACCATTAGACACAGAAATTGATGTAAAGATCAATCAGAAAGTAAAGGGTGGAGTAACCGTTCTTGGAAAGTGGTAA
- a CDS encoding LON peptidase substrate-binding domain-containing protein — protein sequence MHQICGGYLAMTNFIPIFPLGIVVYPHEEVNLHIFEPRYKQLINECHETGHFFGIPTVIENKLQDYGTLVSITEITTVHENGEMDIKTVGDKVFRILEVITQVPDKLYSGAIVNYPNNPEQGSPEVMRKVMSSLRELYKLLKVSKDFKKQDEELQSYDVAHHVGFTIEEEYELLHLLHERQRQEYLKRHLIKVLPLIAEMENLKEKIKLNGHFKNLSSFNFDF from the coding sequence GTGCATCAAATTTGTGGTGGTTATTTAGCTATGACCAACTTTATTCCCATCTTCCCCCTAGGCATTGTTGTATACCCACATGAAGAAGTAAACCTGCACATTTTTGAGCCGCGCTATAAACAATTGATCAATGAATGCCATGAAACGGGTCATTTCTTTGGGATTCCCACTGTTATAGAAAACAAGTTACAAGATTATGGCACCTTGGTTTCTATAACGGAAATTACCACGGTGCATGAAAACGGCGAAATGGATATTAAGACGGTAGGTGATAAAGTGTTTCGGATATTGGAAGTGATTACACAAGTGCCAGATAAGCTTTACAGCGGCGCTATTGTTAATTATCCCAACAATCCAGAGCAGGGCAGCCCGGAGGTGATGCGGAAAGTAATGAGCAGCTTACGTGAACTGTATAAATTGCTTAAAGTGAGTAAGGATTTTAAAAAGCAGGATGAGGAGTTGCAGAGTTATGATGTGGCACACCATGTAGGTTTTACGATAGAGGAGGAGTATGAACTGCTTCACCTGCTGCATGAGCGTCAACGCCAGGAATACTTAAAACGCCATCTTATTAAAGTGCTGCCTTTAATAGCAGAAATGGAAAATCTCAAAGAAAAAATAAAACTCAATGGCCACTTTAAGAACCTCTCCAGCTTTAACTTCGACTTTTAA
- a CDS encoding type III pantothenate kinase yields MTTLCLDFGNTRLKAALFKEHQLVQTITLAENPVEHLEAILEEYCPTASILSSVIDHAAEIEAVLQKHTKFHRLSHQSKLPFTIPVGKPETVGTDRLAIAAAAVHLFPSQHNLVIALGTCITYNFINKDHQLVGGSISPGLEMRFRSMHEYTAKLPLVKGDWNVPLIGYDTVSNMQSGVILGMAKEIDGMIDAYKERFSNFNAVLTGGNLPFFESHLKNEIFADPDLIFKGLYAISKVNYA; encoded by the coding sequence ATGACCACTCTCTGCCTCGACTTTGGAAATACCCGCTTGAAAGCTGCGCTTTTTAAGGAGCACCAGTTAGTGCAAACCATTACACTCGCTGAAAATCCGGTAGAGCACCTGGAAGCAATACTAGAGGAATACTGTCCAACAGCATCCATTCTTTCTTCCGTTATCGATCATGCTGCTGAAATAGAAGCGGTTTTGCAAAAACATACCAAGTTTCACAGGCTTTCGCACCAATCCAAGCTACCGTTTACCATACCAGTAGGCAAGCCGGAAACGGTAGGGACAGACCGGTTGGCCATTGCGGCGGCGGCAGTACACCTTTTCCCAAGTCAGCATAACCTGGTTATAGCCTTAGGCACTTGTATCACCTACAACTTCATTAATAAAGACCACCAGTTGGTGGGCGGTTCCATTTCGCCCGGTTTGGAAATGCGCTTCCGTTCCATGCATGAGTATACGGCTAAGCTGCCGTTGGTAAAAGGCGACTGGAATGTGCCGCTGATTGGCTATGATACCGTAAGCAATATGCAGTCCGGCGTTATTTTAGGCATGGCAAAAGAAATAGATGGAATGATTGATGCATACAAGGAGCGCTTCAGTAACTTTAACGCTGTTTTAACCGGGGGCAATTTGCCCTTTTTTGAGTCCCATTTAAAAAACGAGATATTTGCAGACCCTGATTTAATCTTTAAAGGTCTGTATGCTATTAGCAAAGTCAATTATGCTTAA
- the glf gene encoding UDP-galactopyranose mutase, translating into MKQYDYLIVGAGLFGATFAHQAKKRGKKCLVIDKRFHAGGNIYCKEEEGINVHYYGAHIFHTNDRDIWEFVNSFVEFNRYTNSPLANYKGKLYNLPFNMNTFYQLWGVTTPEEAQQKINEQIASLNIGEPQNLEEQALKLVGTDIYEKLIKGYTEKQWGRKATELPAFIIKRLPVRYTFDNNYFNDKYQGIPIGGYNKLTEGLLAGIDVQLNTNFFDDVEHFKSLAEKIVYTGPLDEYYNYQFGELEYRSLRFEHKRLETPNFQGNAVVNYNEREIPYTRIIEHKHFEFGTQPHTIITYEYPATWEKGMEPYYPLNDDKNSKRFKQYQELSEKESNVIFGGRLAEYRYYDMHQVIGSALVKAKRELGD; encoded by the coding sequence ATGAAGCAGTACGACTATCTCATTGTAGGCGCCGGATTGTTTGGCGCTACGTTTGCACACCAGGCAAAAAAAAGAGGAAAGAAATGTTTAGTGATTGACAAGCGCTTTCATGCGGGCGGTAATATTTACTGTAAAGAGGAAGAGGGTATTAATGTACACTATTACGGTGCACACATCTTTCACACTAACGATAGAGACATTTGGGAATTCGTAAACTCCTTTGTTGAGTTTAACCGGTATACGAATTCGCCCCTTGCTAATTACAAAGGCAAGCTGTATAACCTGCCTTTTAATATGAATACGTTTTACCAGCTTTGGGGTGTTACCACACCAGAGGAGGCGCAGCAAAAGATCAATGAACAGATTGCTTCATTGAATATTGGTGAACCACAAAACCTGGAAGAACAAGCATTAAAGCTAGTGGGCACTGATATTTACGAAAAGCTCATCAAAGGCTATACGGAAAAACAATGGGGCCGCAAAGCAACGGAACTGCCGGCTTTTATTATCAAGCGTTTGCCCGTGCGGTATACATTCGACAATAACTACTTTAACGATAAATACCAGGGTATTCCTATTGGAGGTTATAATAAGCTAACAGAAGGGTTATTGGCTGGCATAGATGTTCAATTAAACACGAACTTCTTTGATGATGTGGAGCATTTTAAATCATTAGCTGAAAAAATTGTTTATACGGGACCGTTAGACGAGTATTACAATTACCAGTTTGGTGAGCTGGAGTATCGCAGCCTTCGCTTTGAACACAAGCGTTTAGAAACACCCAACTTCCAGGGCAATGCGGTGGTAAACTATAATGAAAGGGAAATCCCTTACACCCGCATCATTGAACACAAGCACTTTGAGTTTGGTACGCAGCCACACACTATTATTACCTACGAGTATCCGGCAACCTGGGAAAAAGGTATGGAGCCTTACTATCCTTTAAATGATGACAAAAACTCTAAGCGTTTTAAGCAATACCAGGAGCTAAGTGAAAAAGAGTCGAATGTTATTTTCGGTGGTCGTTTGGCGGAATATCGCTACTACGACATGCACCAGGTAATAGGATCAGCACTGGTAAAAGCCAAACGAGAACTAGGAGATTAA
- a CDS encoding glycosyltransferase family 2 protein: MSENRSGLVSVVVCTYNGGLYIEEQIDSILNQTYKAIEVIIADDASTDNTFEVLQRYANDERVLLYRNERNVGYNVNFSKACEKAQGTYIAIADQDDIWELGKIELLVEAIEADPTIVMVHGISARFEGNHAPHLRSLKYLNNYTGNDIRNFYLKNVISGHSMLFRSDLLEKALPFPAAVYYDWWLVANACVVGKILAVDKILVWHRMHATNATGAAKPKVNYYKQQQVTLSNLVEIKGINGDAKAFGEKLLQLYREFPEKRFSFPLFLFLLKHSAVVFAYKRRRFPSLSYFKYAYKFAHRKTLA; encoded by the coding sequence ATGAGTGAAAATAGAAGCGGATTGGTCTCTGTGGTAGTTTGTACCTATAATGGCGGTCTGTATATAGAGGAACAGATCGATTCAATTTTAAATCAAACCTACAAGGCAATTGAAGTAATTATTGCCGATGACGCTTCTACGGATAACACGTTTGAGGTATTGCAGCGTTATGCAAATGATGAAAGAGTACTCCTGTACCGAAACGAGCGGAATGTAGGTTACAATGTCAACTTTAGCAAGGCCTGCGAAAAAGCCCAAGGTACTTATATTGCCATTGCCGATCAGGACGATATATGGGAGCTTGGTAAAATAGAATTATTGGTTGAAGCTATCGAAGCCGACCCGACTATTGTAATGGTGCACGGCATTTCTGCCCGCTTTGAAGGAAATCATGCCCCCCATTTGCGCAGCTTAAAATACCTGAATAATTATACCGGTAACGATATCCGCAACTTCTATTTAAAGAATGTGATCTCGGGTCATAGCATGTTGTTTCGAAGTGATTTGCTAGAAAAGGCACTGCCTTTCCCTGCAGCTGTTTACTACGACTGGTGGCTGGTAGCAAATGCTTGTGTTGTTGGAAAAATATTGGCTGTAGATAAAATCCTGGTATGGCATCGCATGCATGCCACTAATGCTACGGGTGCCGCAAAGCCTAAGGTAAACTATTACAAACAGCAACAAGTTACGTTAAGCAACCTCGTTGAAATTAAAGGCATTAATGGTGATGCAAAAGCATTCGGCGAAAAGCTGTTACAGCTTTATCGCGAATTCCCCGAAAAGCGCTTTTCATTCCCGCTATTCCTTTTTCTGTTAAAACATAGTGCTGTAGTCTTTGCTTACAAGAGAAGACGGTTCCCCTCACTTTCTTATTTTAAGTATGCCTACAAGTTTGCACACCGCAAAACTTTGGCCTAA
- the lptC gene encoding LPS export ABC transporter periplasmic protein LptC, with the protein MINTSLLIKYLGQAAIFCSCLFILGCENDEKAINALTDKAVMVEKAKDIDVLFSQSGQLRARMKSPLMLRYQEDTLRTEFPNSLHVDFYDSTRHVESWLDARFGIYYESLNRVLLRDSVKVVNVKGDTLTTPELWWDQNARSFYTDSTVRITTKDKRINGGKGLVADQDLSAYTIRQPTGTVLVGEEIKL; encoded by the coding sequence ATGATTAATACCTCCCTATTGATAAAATATTTAGGTCAAGCAGCTATCTTTTGTAGCTGCTTGTTCATTTTGGGCTGTGAAAATGATGAGAAGGCTATTAACGCCCTGACTGATAAGGCCGTAATGGTAGAAAAAGCAAAAGACATTGATGTGCTATTTAGCCAGAGTGGTCAGTTGCGTGCCCGCATGAAATCGCCATTAATGCTCCGCTACCAGGAAGATACCCTGCGTACAGAGTTTCCCAACAGCCTCCATGTAGATTTTTATGACTCTACCCGGCATGTAGAAAGCTGGCTCGATGCACGCTTCGGGATATATTACGAAAGCCTGAACCGCGTTCTTTTAAGGGACAGTGTAAAAGTGGTTAACGTCAAAGGCGATACGCTTACAACTCCTGAGCTTTGGTGGGACCAAAATGCGCGTAGCTTTTATACAGACAGTACTGTTCGCATTACTACCAAAGACAAACGCATAAATGGTGGGAAGGGCTTAGTAGCTGACCAGGACTTAAGCGCATATACTATCCGCCAGCCAACCGGTACCGTGCTGGTGGGGGAAGAGATTAAGCTGTAA
- a CDS encoding YjjG family noncanonical pyrimidine nucleotidase — translation MKYKHIFFDLDHTLWDFDANARATLHQMHQDLNLAERGVHDFELFHTNYLAHNERLWERYRKGQIRQDELRLKRMRLALLDFKIGDEELAREMGETFVQLLPTRTIIFPDTIEVLQYLTEKGYHLHLITNGFVKTQYSKLSSCGLDVFFKEVITSEGSNCLKPEKEIFEYALGKAGASVKESIMIGDALDIDILGAMNVGMDQIHVNFNRIDQHIKPTYTVYALKELKDIL, via the coding sequence ATGAAGTACAAACACATATTCTTTGATCTCGATCATACCTTGTGGGACTTTGATGCGAATGCACGTGCTACCCTGCACCAAATGCACCAAGATCTGAATCTTGCTGAAAGAGGCGTGCACGACTTTGAACTCTTTCACACCAACTACCTGGCACACAATGAACGGCTGTGGGAGCGTTACCGCAAAGGCCAGATCCGGCAAGACGAGCTTCGTTTGAAGCGTATGCGATTAGCGCTGCTGGATTTTAAAATTGGCGACGAAGAACTGGCCCGTGAAATGGGAGAGACATTTGTCCAACTCCTTCCCACACGAACGATAATCTTCCCCGATACTATTGAAGTATTACAATACCTGACAGAGAAAGGCTATCATCTACACTTGATCACCAATGGTTTTGTAAAAACGCAATACAGCAAGTTAAGCAGCTGTGGCCTTGATGTCTTTTTTAAAGAAGTCATTACATCGGAAGGCAGTAACTGCCTAAAACCAGAAAAGGAAATCTTTGAATATGCTTTAGGAAAAGCAGGTGCCTCTGTAAAGGAAAGCATTATGATTGGCGACGCACTGGATATAGATATACTTGGTGCTATGAACGTAGGTATGGATCAAATACACGTTAATTTCAACCGCATAGACCAACATATCAAACCCACTTACACCGTCTATGCCTTAAAAGAACTAAAAGATATTCTATAA
- the meaB gene encoding methylmalonyl Co-A mutase-associated GTPase MeaB, with the protein MWSSLLEQLQQGEIRALARAISFIENEQPGYQQLLQALPLHPASRIIGVTGPPGAGKSTLVDGLIRELVQQGFKVGVLCVDPSSPFNLGAVLGDRIRMSDWYTHPQVYIRSLATRGSMGGLHPKIIEIADLLKAAAFDFIIVETVGVGQSEIEIAGLADTTVVVVVPEAGDEVQTMKAGLMEIADIFVVNKSDRPDADVFVKNLRLMLAPAFATHKQEIPIIKTTAHQHQGLNDLVTAVLKHQQEENFNEKKAWLLAEKAFQLIQKERMRDIDKGALMVAIKNQSATSNFNLYRFVQQHYLS; encoded by the coding sequence ATGTGGTCTTCTTTGCTAGAGCAGTTACAACAAGGTGAAATCAGGGCATTAGCCAGGGCCATTTCCTTTATTGAAAATGAGCAACCCGGCTACCAGCAACTTTTGCAGGCGCTCCCGCTACACCCTGCCTCCAGGATCATTGGCGTAACCGGACCTCCCGGTGCCGGCAAAAGCACATTGGTAGATGGTTTGATCCGTGAGTTAGTACAACAAGGTTTTAAGGTAGGCGTGCTCTGTGTAGACCCCTCCTCTCCTTTTAACCTGGGCGCTGTTCTGGGCGATCGCATCCGCATGAGCGATTGGTACACACATCCCCAGGTATATATTCGTTCCCTGGCTACCCGGGGTTCCATGGGTGGATTACACCCCAAGATCATAGAAATTGCCGATTTGCTGAAAGCTGCTGCTTTCGATTTTATCATTGTAGAAACAGTAGGTGTAGGCCAGAGCGAGATTGAAATTGCCGGTTTAGCAGATACTACTGTGGTAGTGGTAGTTCCCGAAGCCGGCGATGAAGTACAAACCATGAAGGCCGGCCTGATGGAAATTGCCGACATCTTTGTGGTCAACAAAAGCGACCGCCCCGATGCCGATGTCTTCGTCAAAAACTTACGTCTGATGCTGGCCCCAGCCTTTGCCACACACAAACAGGAAATACCCATTATAAAAACAACCGCGCATCAGCACCAAGGCCTGAATGATCTGGTGACAGCCGTTTTAAAACACCAACAGGAAGAAAACTTTAATGAAAAGAAAGCCTGGCTACTGGCAGAAAAAGCATTCCAGCTAATTCAAAAAGAGCGCATGCGCGATATAGACAAGGGTGCGCTAATGGTAGCAATTAAAAACCAAAGTGCTACCAGCAACTTTAATTTATACCGCTTTGTTCAGCAGCATTACCTGTCGTAA
- a CDS encoding glycosyltransferase family 2 protein — protein sequence MKIVAVVNTHNRLALLQECIQKVKKQSYPVDKLIVINNGSTDGTEEWLKAQSGIITFTQPNHGGAFGFHRGIKEAYQLAPDWIWIMDDDTIPGENALEALVQKLQQLGSRENEFGFLSSNVIWIDQSTHNKNRLPFEEKPYSFNGTPINNLHPVPSGTFVSLLVSYKAVDKVGLPIKEFFIWYDDVEYTERIVRYGFKGGFVKDSLVLHKTADNLNNNVFSDDVHAHWKYYYGFRNGLYLRKLRKGSGSYYRNVLKHLLVWPFLIFSKRTNNRWRFTKVMWLGTVASLTFRPKHEVFTGITTGNAAEQSGIN from the coding sequence ATGAAGATTGTTGCTGTTGTCAATACACATAATCGACTGGCCCTTTTGCAGGAATGCATTCAGAAAGTAAAGAAACAAAGCTACCCGGTCGATAAATTAATTGTAATCAACAACGGTTCTACTGACGGAACTGAAGAATGGCTCAAAGCACAATCAGGCATCATCACCTTTACACAACCTAATCACGGAGGGGCGTTTGGGTTTCACAGGGGTATCAAAGAGGCGTATCAACTAGCGCCCGATTGGATATGGATCATGGACGATGATACTATTCCAGGAGAAAATGCTTTAGAAGCACTGGTGCAAAAACTGCAACAACTGGGCTCGCGTGAAAACGAGTTTGGGTTTCTTTCCAGTAATGTAATCTGGATTGATCAATCAACTCATAATAAGAACCGCTTACCCTTTGAGGAAAAACCCTATTCTTTCAACGGTACACCTATCAATAATTTGCACCCGGTACCTTCGGGAACGTTTGTTTCTTTGTTAGTATCGTATAAGGCGGTAGATAAAGTAGGTCTGCCGATCAAAGAATTCTTCATTTGGTACGACGACGTAGAATATACAGAAAGAATAGTGCGGTATGGGTTTAAAGGCGGTTTTGTAAAAGACAGTCTTGTATTACATAAAACAGCCGATAATCTTAATAACAATGTCTTTTCCGATGATGTGCATGCACACTGGAAATACTACTATGGTTTTAGAAACGGCCTTTACTTACGCAAGCTTCGAAAGGGTAGCGGCAGCTATTATCGTAATGTATTAAAACACTTGCTGGTTTGGCCCTTCCTGATTTTTAGTAAGCGTACTAATAACCGCTGGCGTTTTACCAAAGTAATGTGGCTGGGCACGGTAGCTTCATTAACCTTTCGTCCTAAACATGAGGTGTTTACAGGCATTACGACAGGTAATGCTGCTGAACAAAGCGGTATAAATTAA
- a CDS encoding SDR family oxidoreductase, translating into MNAIITGASRGIGLEVAKIFALHGYNLYLSARNEEKLLQTVEELKTQFPHVTIDTKAFDLGNKQQAQLFGEWVVNSVDTIDVLVNNAGTFIPGNISDEPDGALEKMLEVNLFSAYHVTRSVLPKMMAQKTGHIFTICSIAALHAYPNGGAYSISKFALLGFTKNLRQELMPHNIKVTAIIPGAVYTDSWKGFVEPERIMQPEDIATLIYTTSRLSIQANVDELLIRPLSGDL; encoded by the coding sequence ATGAATGCGATCATCACTGGCGCTTCTCGAGGAATAGGATTGGAAGTAGCAAAGATCTTTGCCCTGCATGGCTATAATTTATACCTGTCGGCCCGTAATGAAGAAAAGTTATTACAGACAGTAGAAGAACTAAAAACACAGTTTCCACATGTGACCATTGATACGAAAGCATTTGACTTAGGCAACAAACAACAGGCGCAGCTATTTGGTGAGTGGGTAGTGAATAGTGTTGATACCATTGATGTATTGGTTAATAATGCCGGCACCTTTATTCCGGGTAACATTTCAGACGAGCCGGATGGCGCACTGGAAAAGATGCTGGAGGTAAATCTTTTTAGCGCTTACCATGTTACGCGTTCGGTATTGCCTAAGATGATGGCTCAAAAGACTGGCCATATCTTTACGATCTGCTCAATTGCAGCCTTGCACGCCTATCCCAACGGAGGCGCTTATAGTATCAGCAAGTTTGCTTTACTAGGGTTTACCAAAAACCTGCGTCAGGAACTCATGCCACACAACATCAAGGTCACAGCTATTATCCCTGGTGCAGTGTATACCGACTCCTGGAAAGGTTTTGTAGAACCCGAGCGTATCATGCAGCCGGAAGATATTGCAACGCTTATTTATACCACCAGTCGCTTATCGATACAGGCCAATGTAGATGAACTGCTCATTCGGCCATTGTCGGGCGACTTGTAA